A section of the Ranitomeya imitator isolate aRanImi1 chromosome 7, aRanImi1.pri, whole genome shotgun sequence genome encodes:
- the SCRN3 gene encoding secernin-3 isoform X2 — translation MDPCSCDTFIAFPPATVGNRIIFGKNSDRPSDEVQEIVYFPGQSYAPGEKLECTYIEIEQAEKTHAVVLSRPSWLWGAEMGANELGVCIGNEAVWGKEEIDDDEALLGMDLVRLGLERADTAEGALDVIVGLLEKYGQGGNCMESPMSFTYHNSFLIADRRSAWILETAGRYWAAEKVDGIKNISNNLSITTKIDREHPAMREYAKTKGWWDGRKEFNFAAVYSYFNPSRSSSSGDRFCEGYKLLRKYKGNLTAEAMMEILSDKPSGINMEGGFMTTGSMVSILPQDPSQPCCHFFTGTPDPARSVFKPFIFVPQIAPFVRTASPLFGADDPVKQKPRFQKKPDRSHELYKKHKDALVSMKTSQELLKKMKHFEKKKIEEVEEFLKSSTDRAGLAPLFASCVEEEMNLYT, via the exons ATGGATCCCTGCTCCTGTGACACCTTCATTGCTTTTCCACCAGCAACAGTTGGCAACAGAATTATTTTCGGAAAAAATTCCGACAGGCCGAGTGATGAAGTCCAGGAGATCGTGTATTTCCCAGGACAATCTTATGCCCCCGGAGAGAAACTAGAG TGCACGTACATCGAAATCGAACAAGCGGAGAAGACCCACGCGGTGGTTTTAAGTCGCCCATCCTGGCTGTGGGGAGCGGAGATGGGAGCTAACGAATTGGGCGTGTGTATCGGAAACGAAGCCGTATGGGGTAAAGAGGAGATCGACGATGACGAGGCTCTTCTGGGCATGGACCTGGTCAG GTTAGGTCTGGAGAGGGCGGACACGGCTGAAGGAGCGCTGGATGTGATCGTCGGCTTGTTAGAAAAATACGGTCAAGGCGGCAACTGCATGGAGAGTCCGATGTCCTTTACTTATCACAACAGCTTCCTCATAGCCGACAGGAGGAGTGCGTGGATCCTGGAAACGGCCGGCCGGTATTGGGCCGCGGAGAAAGTGGACG GTATAAAGAATATATCCAACAACCTGTCCATCACCACCAAAATTGACCGTGAGCACCCTGCAATGAGGGAGTACGCAAAGACGAAAGGCTGGTGGGATGGAAGAAAAGAATTTAATTTTGCAGCCGTGTATTCCTATTTCAACCCATCCAGATCTTCGTCCTCTGGGGACAGATTTTGTGAAGGCTACAAACTGCTCAGGAAATATAAAG GAAACCTGACAGCTGAAGCCATGATGGAAATCCTATCAGACAAGCCAAGTGGCATCAACATGGAGGGCGGATTTATGACAACTGGAAGTATGGTCTCCATTCTGCCGCAGGATCCGAGCCAGCCATGCTGCCACTTCTTCACTGGAACCCCTGACCCTGCCAG ATCTGTTTTCAAGCCGTTCATCTTTGTGCCTCAGATTGCTCCGTTTGTAAGAACAGCGTCACCCCTATTTGGCGCCGATGACCCCGTCAAACAAAAGCCAAGATTCCAAAAGAAGCCCGACAGGAGCCATGAACTATACAAGAAACACAAAGATGCACTCGTGTCCATGAAGACATCACAG GAGTTGCTGAAGAAGATGAAACATTTCGAAAAAAAGAAAATTGAGGAGGTAGAAGAGTTTCTTAAAAGCAGCACTGATCGCGCAGGACTTGCCCCACTGTTTGCCAGTTGTGTTGAAGAGGAAATGAACCTTTATACATAA
- the SCRN3 gene encoding secernin-3 isoform X1, whose translation MDPCSCDTFIAFPPATVGNRIIFGKNSDRPSDEVQEIVYFPGQSYAPGEKLECTYIEIEQAEKTHAVVLSRPSWLWGAEMGANELGVCIGNEAVWGKEEIDDDEALLGMDLVRLGLERADTAEGALDVIVGLLEKYGQGGNCMESPMSFTYHNSFLIADRRSAWILETAGRYWAAEKVDEGIKNISNNLSITTKIDREHPAMREYAKTKGWWDGRKEFNFAAVYSYFNPSRSSSSGDRFCEGYKLLRKYKGNLTAEAMMEILSDKPSGINMEGGFMTTGSMVSILPQDPSQPCCHFFTGTPDPARSVFKPFIFVPQIAPFVRTASPLFGADDPVKQKPRFQKKPDRSHELYKKHKDALVSMKTSQELLKKMKHFEKKKIEEVEEFLKSSTDRAGLAPLFASCVEEEMNLYT comes from the exons ATGGATCCCTGCTCCTGTGACACCTTCATTGCTTTTCCACCAGCAACAGTTGGCAACAGAATTATTTTCGGAAAAAATTCCGACAGGCCGAGTGATGAAGTCCAGGAGATCGTGTATTTCCCAGGACAATCTTATGCCCCCGGAGAGAAACTAGAG TGCACGTACATCGAAATCGAACAAGCGGAGAAGACCCACGCGGTGGTTTTAAGTCGCCCATCCTGGCTGTGGGGAGCGGAGATGGGAGCTAACGAATTGGGCGTGTGTATCGGAAACGAAGCCGTATGGGGTAAAGAGGAGATCGACGATGACGAGGCTCTTCTGGGCATGGACCTGGTCAG GTTAGGTCTGGAGAGGGCGGACACGGCTGAAGGAGCGCTGGATGTGATCGTCGGCTTGTTAGAAAAATACGGTCAAGGCGGCAACTGCATGGAGAGTCCGATGTCCTTTACTTATCACAACAGCTTCCTCATAGCCGACAGGAGGAGTGCGTGGATCCTGGAAACGGCCGGCCGGTATTGGGCCGCGGAGAAAGTGGACG AAGGTATAAAGAATATATCCAACAACCTGTCCATCACCACCAAAATTGACCGTGAGCACCCTGCAATGAGGGAGTACGCAAAGACGAAAGGCTGGTGGGATGGAAGAAAAGAATTTAATTTTGCAGCCGTGTATTCCTATTTCAACCCATCCAGATCTTCGTCCTCTGGGGACAGATTTTGTGAAGGCTACAAACTGCTCAGGAAATATAAAG GAAACCTGACAGCTGAAGCCATGATGGAAATCCTATCAGACAAGCCAAGTGGCATCAACATGGAGGGCGGATTTATGACAACTGGAAGTATGGTCTCCATTCTGCCGCAGGATCCGAGCCAGCCATGCTGCCACTTCTTCACTGGAACCCCTGACCCTGCCAG ATCTGTTTTCAAGCCGTTCATCTTTGTGCCTCAGATTGCTCCGTTTGTAAGAACAGCGTCACCCCTATTTGGCGCCGATGACCCCGTCAAACAAAAGCCAAGATTCCAAAAGAAGCCCGACAGGAGCCATGAACTATACAAGAAACACAAAGATGCACTCGTGTCCATGAAGACATCACAG GAGTTGCTGAAGAAGATGAAACATTTCGAAAAAAAGAAAATTGAGGAGGTAGAAGAGTTTCTTAAAAGCAGCACTGATCGCGCAGGACTTGCCCCACTGTTTGCCAGTTGTGTTGAAGAGGAAATGAACCTTTATACATAA